Below is a window of Pseudarthrobacter equi DNA.
ACCAGCGGACCGTTCTCGCCGGGGCCGGGTGACGATGTCGAAGAACTCTCACCCGCCGAAAGGTACCGGGCCAGCGCGGAGCGGCGCGCGGAGGCCGCCACGGACCTCGGTGCCTTCATCCAGACCCTCGACTTCGAGCTCGACGACTTCCAGCGGCAGGCGTGCCGGTCCCTTGAAGGGGGCAAGGGCGTCCTGGTGGCCGCACCGACGGGTGCCGGTAAGACCATCGTCGGTGAATTCGCCATCTACCTGGCCCTCAAGCGCGGTCTTAAGGCCTTTTACACCACCCCCATCAAGGCGCTCAGCAACCAGAAATTCAGCGAACTGGGTGAAAAATACGGGGCCGAGAATGTCGGACTGCTGACGGGCGACACCAGCATCAACGGCGAGGCCCCGGTGGTGGTCATGACCACCGAAGTCCTCCGCAACATGCTTTACGCCGATTCGGCCACCCTGGACGACCTGGGGTACGTGGTCATGGATGAAGTGCACTACCTGGCCGACAGGTTCCGCGGCGCCGTGTGGGAGGAAGTCATCATCCACCTGCCAAGCGAAGTGCAGGTGGTCTCCCTCAGCGCCACGGTATCCAACGCAGAGGAGTTCGGGGCGTGGCTGGACACTGTCCGCGGCGACACGGACATCATCGTCTCCGAACACCGGCCGGTTCCCCTCTGGCAACACGTCATGGTGGGCCGCCGGATCATGGACCTGTTCGCCGGCGAAACCACTTTCGACGAAATCGCCCCTGCGGTGGATGCTGCCGAGGATGAACAGCCTAAAGCGGTCACCGGCAAAAACCGGAACAAAGACACCAACCGCGGCTTCGACGTCAACCCGGAACTCCTGACCGTTGCCCGCAACGAAGGCCAGCAGGGCTTGCGGAGCCGGCCCGGACGCGTGCAGCGCGGCCGCCGGGGCAACGACCGGCCGGCACGTCCTGCCGAGCAAACGGGCGTGCGGCGGGCCAGCCGCCCCCAGGTCATCGCCAGCCTGGACCGGATGGACCTGTTGCCCGCCATCACGTTCATCTTTTCCAGGGCCGGTTGCGACGCCGCAGTGGCCCAGTGTGTTGCTTCCGGTTTGTGGCTGACCACGGAAAAGGAACAGCGGATCATCGCCGAACGCGTCGATGAGGCCGGCCGTGACATTCCGCCGGATGACCTCGACGTCCTCGGCTTCTGGAGCTGGCGCGACGGCCTGCTCCGCGGTTTCGCCGCCCACCACGCCGGGATGTTGCCCACCTTCAAGGAAGTGGTGGAGAAGCTCTTCGCCGACGGAATGGTCAAGGCCGTCTTCGCCACGGAGACCCTTGCCCTGGGTGTGAACATGCCGGCACGGTCGGTGGTGCTGGAAAAGCTCGACAAGTTCAACGGTGAAGCCCACGTGGACATCACTGCCGGCGAGTACACGCAGCTCACCGGGCGGGCGGGCCGGCGCGGCATCGACGTCGAGGGCCACGCCGTGGTCCTGTGGCAGCCGGGAGGGGACCCAACAGCGGTGGCCGGCCTGGCCTCCAGGCGGACTTACCCGCTCAACTCCAGTTTCCGCCCCACGTACAACATGAGCATCAACCTGCTGGCCCAGTTTGGCCGCGCCCGGGCCCGGGAAATCCTCGAGTCCTCCTTCGCACAGTTCCAGGCCGACCGGTCAGTGGTGGGCCTGGCCAGGCAGGTGCGCAGCCGTGAGGAATCCCTTGCCGGCTTCGCCAAGTCCATGACCTGCCATCTCGGTGACTTCACTGAATACGCACGGCTGCGCCGCGAACTCTCTGACGTGGAAAACGCTGCGTCGCGCACCACAACCCGCGCACGCAAGTCGATGAGCGACGACTCCCTGGCCCGCCTCATGCCCGGCGACGTGGTGGATGTTCCCGGCGGCCGCGCACCCGGCCCGGCCATCGTCCTCAGCTCGGACCACAGCAGCAGGGAACCGAGGCCCGCTGTCCTGACCCTCGATAACCAGCTGCGCAGGATCGGCACGGACGACCTGGAGGGCCCCATCGCGCCCGTTACCCGGATCCGCATCCCCAAGTCCTTCAACGCCAAGGTCCCCAAGTCGCGCCGCGATCTGGCGTCCTCGGCCAGGAACGCCTTGCGCGAGAACCGGCCGCCCGCGCCGGGCCACAACCGCAACAACGACTTTGGCCTTGCCACCGCGATGCCGGACCAGGAGAAGCGCATCGCCGATCTCCGGCGTGCCCTCCGCGCCCACCCGTGCCACGGGTGCAGCGAACGGGAAGACCACGCCCGCTGGTCCGAGCGCTGGTGGAAGCTGCGGCGCGAAACAGACAACCTGGTACGCCAGATCCAGGGGCGGACCAACACCATTGCCAAGACTTTTGACCGGGTCTGCGACGTCCTGTCCGCCTACGGATACCTGGACGCCTCAACTGACGGGCGGCTGGCCATCAGCCCGGACGGGCAGCGGCTCCGGCGGATCTATGGGGAGAAGGACCTCCTGATTTCCCAGTCGCTCCGCCTTGGCGCCTTCGCCGACCTCGACGCCGTCGAGGTCGCCGCCCTGGCCAGCGTGCTCGTCTACCAGGCAAAGCGCGAGGACCGCGGGTTGCGCCCGCGGATGCCCAGCGTCTCCCTGGAAACGTCAGTAGACATCGTGGTCCGGGAATGGTCCGCGCTCGAGGACGTCGAAGAAGCGAACAAGCTGCCGCTCACCGGTGAGCCCGAGCTCGGCCTGGTGTGGCCCATCTACAAGTGGGCCCGCGGGCGCCACCTGCAGGATGTGCTGAGCGGCACCGACCTCGCCGCCGGAGACTTCGTCCGCTGGGTCAAGCAGGTGGTGGACCTGCTGGACCAGATCGCCAAGATTCCAGGCCTCGAACCACGGCTCGCGCGGCTGTGCGGCGAGGCCATCAACCTGATCCGCCGCGGCGTCGTGGCCTATTCATCTGTCCAGTAAACGCACCGTCCGCCCCATTGTGCCGGGGCTGTTCCGGCACGCCCCTATGCGAGGAGCCTTTCGCCAATGACCACGTCCGGTCCAGAGTCCAATACCCGTTCCAAGGCAGTGCTCTACCGCAACGGATCCGTCTACACGGCGGCCGATCCGTTTGCCACGGCCATGTTGGTGGACGGCGATACAGTGGCCTGGGTGGGGTCCGAGCAGGCGGCGTCCTCCATTGCTGATTCAAAGATGGACATCATCGACCTGCGGGGCGCCCTTGTCACGCCGGGGTTTGTGGATTCCCATGCGCACCTGACGGAAACCGGCATTGCCCTGGACTCCCTGAAGCTTGCATCCGTGAACTCCGCCCGTGAACTCCTGGACGCCGTTGCTGCGGCCGGCGGGAGCGGACCCGTCCTGGGCCACGGCTGGGATGAGACGCAATGGACCGACGCCACGTTGCCCACCACTGACGAACTCGACCGGGCGGCAGGCGGCCGGTCCGTTTACCTGTCGCGCGTGGACGTCCACTCTGCGCTGGTCTCCGGTGCCCTGGCGCGGGAGCCCGGCCTGCAGGACGCAGAGGGGTACGACGGCGGTGCGAAAGTCACGCGTGCGGCCCACACGGCTGCCAGGCGGTCCGCCCGCAGCCTGCCCGCCGACGTCCTTCGGAGATACCAGGCAAAGGCCCTGGCAGAGGCGGCAGCAAATGGCTACGTGGCCCTTGCCGAAATGGGTGCCCCGCACATTGGCGGCGCGGATGACCTGCGTCTTGCGGCGGCGTGGAACACCGCCGATCCCGGGTTGCCTGCACAACCGGAAATCCTGCCCTACTGGGGCGAGCTGGCAGCAACCGAGGAACAGGCACGCAGCCTCATTTCGCAGTTCGGCTTCACTATCCGCGGCCTGGCTGGTGACCTGAACATTGATGGTTCGATCGGTTCACGCACCGCAGCCCTGCGCTCCGGCTACAGCGACGCCCCCGAAGAGCGGGGCAGCCTGTACCTGGGCGTTGAGGAAGCCGCGGCGCACCTGGCAGCCTGCTCGCTGGCCGGCATCCAGGGCGGATTCCATGTGATCGGGGACGCCGGCCTGGACACGGCACTCGCGGCGCTGGACCTTGCTGCGGAACAGGTGGGAGAGCAGCGTGTGCGCGCGGCGGGCCACCGCCTTGAACATGTGGAAATGACGGACGCCGATGCGATAGCCCGGCTGGCCAAATATTCGGTGACCGTCAGCGCGCAGCCGGCGTTCGATGCTGCGTGGGGCGGACCCGGCGGGCTGTATGGCCAGCGCCTGGGGGAGCGGAGCGGGTCCATGAACCAGTTCGCGGCCCTGTACTCCGCAGGTGTGCCCGTGTGCTTCGGCAGTGATAGCCCGGTGACTCCGCTCCGCCCCTGGTCGAGCGTGCGTGCATGCCTGGAACACCACAACGACGGGCAGCGCATCTCCGCCCGCGCCGCGTTCCTGGGACACACCCGTGCCGGCTGGCGGGCCGCCAAGTACTCCGACCCAATGGCCGGACAGCTCGTACCGGGAGCACCGGCAAGCTTTGCCGTGTGGGAGGTCGAAGAGCTGATGGTCCAGGTGGCCGACGGCCGCGTCCAGTCCTGGAGTACCGATCCCCGGGCGCGCACACCGCTGCTGCCCGCACTGGACACCGGATCCGACCCCGCCTGCCTGCAAACGGTGCGGAACGGCGTCGAACTGTTCGCAAGCTCCGCCCTGCGATCCTGACCCAGCCACCCGCCCTATAATGGGGAGTTGCGCCAACAGGCAGCTAGCTTGCCGGCCGGTGCACCGACCGCTCCCACCAGGAAAGGCCCTCTGTGCGCGTCCTTACGATCATCCCCACCTACAACGAACTGGAATCGCTGCCCAAGACGCTCCAGCGCCTTCGGACCGCCGTGCCGGCGTCGGATGTGCTGGTAGTGGATGACAACAGCCCCGACGGCACCGGCCAGCTGGCCGATGCCAAGGCGGCCGAAGATTCCCAGGTCCACGTCCTGCACCGCAAGGGCAAGGAAGGACTCGGCGCCGCCTACATCGCCGGGTTCAAGTGGGGACTCGACGCCGGCTACGACGTGCTCGTGGAAATGGATGCCGACGGCTCCCACCAGCCCGAACAGCTGCCCCAATTGCTTGAGGCCGTGGAGCAGGGCGCAGACCTGGCCATGGGGTCGCGCTGGGTTCCCGGTGGCAGCGTGGTCAACTGGCCGCTGTACCGCCAGGCCATTTCCCGGGTGGGCAGTACGTACGCCCGCCTGATG
It encodes the following:
- a CDS encoding DEAD/DEAH box helicase encodes the protein MSSNTGPFSTGPTTSGPFSPGPGDDVEELSPAERYRASAERRAEAATDLGAFIQTLDFELDDFQRQACRSLEGGKGVLVAAPTGAGKTIVGEFAIYLALKRGLKAFYTTPIKALSNQKFSELGEKYGAENVGLLTGDTSINGEAPVVVMTTEVLRNMLYADSATLDDLGYVVMDEVHYLADRFRGAVWEEVIIHLPSEVQVVSLSATVSNAEEFGAWLDTVRGDTDIIVSEHRPVPLWQHVMVGRRIMDLFAGETTFDEIAPAVDAAEDEQPKAVTGKNRNKDTNRGFDVNPELLTVARNEGQQGLRSRPGRVQRGRRGNDRPARPAEQTGVRRASRPQVIASLDRMDLLPAITFIFSRAGCDAAVAQCVASGLWLTTEKEQRIIAERVDEAGRDIPPDDLDVLGFWSWRDGLLRGFAAHHAGMLPTFKEVVEKLFADGMVKAVFATETLALGVNMPARSVVLEKLDKFNGEAHVDITAGEYTQLTGRAGRRGIDVEGHAVVLWQPGGDPTAVAGLASRRTYPLNSSFRPTYNMSINLLAQFGRARAREILESSFAQFQADRSVVGLARQVRSREESLAGFAKSMTCHLGDFTEYARLRRELSDVENAASRTTTRARKSMSDDSLARLMPGDVVDVPGGRAPGPAIVLSSDHSSREPRPAVLTLDNQLRRIGTDDLEGPIAPVTRIRIPKSFNAKVPKSRRDLASSARNALRENRPPAPGHNRNNDFGLATAMPDQEKRIADLRRALRAHPCHGCSEREDHARWSERWWKLRRETDNLVRQIQGRTNTIAKTFDRVCDVLSAYGYLDASTDGRLAISPDGQRLRRIYGEKDLLISQSLRLGAFADLDAVEVAALASVLVYQAKREDRGLRPRMPSVSLETSVDIVVREWSALEDVEEANKLPLTGEPELGLVWPIYKWARGRHLQDVLSGTDLAAGDFVRWVKQVVDLLDQIAKIPGLEPRLARLCGEAINLIRRGVVAYSSVQ
- a CDS encoding amidohydrolase, producing the protein MTTSGPESNTRSKAVLYRNGSVYTAADPFATAMLVDGDTVAWVGSEQAASSIADSKMDIIDLRGALVTPGFVDSHAHLTETGIALDSLKLASVNSARELLDAVAAAGGSGPVLGHGWDETQWTDATLPTTDELDRAAGGRSVYLSRVDVHSALVSGALAREPGLQDAEGYDGGAKVTRAAHTAARRSARSLPADVLRRYQAKALAEAAANGYVALAEMGAPHIGGADDLRLAAAWNTADPGLPAQPEILPYWGELAATEEQARSLISQFGFTIRGLAGDLNIDGSIGSRTAALRSGYSDAPEERGSLYLGVEEAAAHLAACSLAGIQGGFHVIGDAGLDTALAALDLAAEQVGEQRVRAAGHRLEHVEMTDADAIARLAKYSVTVSAQPAFDAAWGGPGGLYGQRLGERSGSMNQFAALYSAGVPVCFGSDSPVTPLRPWSSVRACLEHHNDGQRISARAAFLGHTRAGWRAAKYSDPMAGQLVPGAPASFAVWEVEELMVQVADGRVQSWSTDPRARTPLLPALDTGSDPACLQTVRNGVELFASSALRS
- a CDS encoding polyprenol monophosphomannose synthase yields the protein MRVLTIIPTYNELESLPKTLQRLRTAVPASDVLVVDDNSPDGTGQLADAKAAEDSQVHVLHRKGKEGLGAAYIAGFKWGLDAGYDVLVEMDADGSHQPEQLPQLLEAVEQGADLAMGSRWVPGGSVVNWPLYRQAISRVGSTYARLMLGLKIKDVTGGYRAFRRSTLEKLNLDQVDSVGYGFQVDLAWRVARMGLRIEERPITFVERELGASKMSGNIVVEAMINVTKWGLAARWNTLTRKAGAKR